A window of the Pseudomonas furukawaii genome harbors these coding sequences:
- a CDS encoding alpha/beta hydrolase: MLRALLLVFLALAGQAMAAPQAVLQRPIELDTGTGLLQGTLLRPKTGEAVPVALIIAGSGPTDRDGNNPMAGRNDSLRKLAELLARNGIASVRYDKRGIAASHAAGPDERHLSLEGYAADAAAWGRRLKQDPRFSQLILIGHSEGSLIAGLAAQPAGADALVSIAGSARPIDELLREQLQDRLPPPLLAESERILASLKAGRPVDDVPKALELLFRPSVQPYLISLFRQDPAQVYGRLSLPILVLQGSHDIQVAVADAERLKAASPHAELAIIPGMNHVLRIVPQDRRQQLASYANPHLPLARELGERILAFIRNLTDSRNAEIDR; this comes from the coding sequence ATGCTCCGCGCACTCCTGCTCGTCTTTCTCGCACTGGCCGGCCAGGCCATGGCCGCCCCCCAGGCGGTTCTGCAACGCCCGATAGAACTGGACACCGGTACCGGCCTGCTCCAGGGCACCCTGCTGCGTCCCAAGACCGGGGAAGCGGTACCGGTGGCACTGATCATCGCCGGTTCCGGCCCCACCGACCGCGACGGCAACAACCCCATGGCCGGGCGCAACGACAGCCTCAGGAAGCTCGCCGAGCTGCTGGCACGCAATGGCATCGCCAGCGTGCGCTACGACAAGCGCGGCATCGCCGCCAGCCATGCGGCCGGCCCTGACGAGCGCCACCTGAGCCTCGAGGGCTACGCTGCGGATGCCGCGGCCTGGGGTCGCCGCCTGAAACAGGACCCGCGCTTCTCCCAGCTGATCCTGATTGGCCATAGCGAGGGCTCCCTCATCGCCGGCCTGGCCGCGCAACCCGCAGGCGCCGACGCCCTGGTGAGCATCGCGGGCAGCGCGAGACCCATCGACGAACTGCTCCGCGAGCAACTGCAGGACCGCCTGCCGCCTCCCTTGCTGGCCGAAAGCGAACGCATCCTCGCCAGCCTCAAGGCGGGCCGGCCGGTGGACGACGTGCCCAAGGCGCTGGAGCTGCTGTTCCGCCCGAGCGTCCAGCCCTACCTGATCTCACTGTTCCGCCAGGACCCGGCCCAGGTCTATGGCCGGTTGAGCCTCCCCATCCTGGTGCTCCAGGGCAGCCACGACATCCAGGTCGCGGTAGCCGATGCCGAGCGACTCAAGGCCGCGAGCCCCCATGCCGAGCTGGCGATCATCCCGGGCATGAACCATGTACTGCGCATCGTGCCCCAGGACAGGCGGCAGCAACTGGCGTCCTACGCCAATCCGCATCTACCCCTGGCTCGTGAACTGGGCGAGCGCATCCTGGCCTTCATCCGCAACCTGACGGACTCCAGAAATGCGGAAATCGACCGATAA
- the aroC gene encoding chorismate synthase yields the protein MSGNTYGKLFTVTTAGESHGPALVAIVDGCPPGLEISLEDLQRDLDRRKPGTSRHTTQRQEADEVEILSGVFEGRTTGCSIGLLIRNTDQKSKDYSAIKDLFRPAHADYSYHHKYGIRDYRGGGRSSARETAMRVAAGAIAKKFLATQGISVRGYMSQLGPIEIPFKTWDSVEQNAFFSPDPDKVPELEAYMDQLRRDQDSVGAKITVVAEGVPPGLGEPIFDRLDAELAHALMSINAVKGVEIGAGFDSVAQRGTEHRDEMTPEGFLSNNAGGILGGISSGQPIVANLALKPTSSITTPGRSIDVDGNPVEVITKGRHDPCVGIRATPIAEAMMAIVLMDHLLRHRAQNAGVQVATPVLRQL from the coding sequence ATGTCCGGCAATACCTACGGCAAGCTGTTCACCGTCACCACCGCTGGCGAAAGCCATGGTCCGGCGCTGGTCGCCATCGTCGACGGCTGCCCGCCGGGGCTGGAGATTTCCCTGGAGGACCTGCAGCGAGACCTCGATCGCCGCAAACCGGGTACCAGCCGCCACACCACCCAGCGCCAGGAAGCGGATGAGGTCGAGATCCTCTCCGGCGTCTTCGAGGGGCGCACCACCGGTTGCTCCATCGGCCTGCTGATCCGCAACACCGACCAGAAGTCCAAGGACTACTCGGCCATCAAGGACCTGTTCCGCCCGGCCCATGCCGACTACAGCTACCACCACAAGTACGGAATCCGCGACTACCGTGGCGGTGGCCGTTCGTCCGCCCGGGAAACCGCCATGCGCGTGGCCGCCGGGGCCATCGCCAAGAAGTTCCTGGCGACCCAGGGCATCAGCGTACGCGGCTACATGAGTCAGCTCGGTCCCATCGAGATCCCCTTCAAGACCTGGGACTCGGTGGAGCAGAACGCCTTCTTCAGCCCGGACCCGGACAAGGTGCCGGAGCTGGAGGCCTACATGGACCAGCTGCGTCGTGACCAGGACTCGGTGGGCGCGAAGATCACCGTGGTCGCCGAAGGCGTGCCGCCGGGCCTGGGCGAGCCCATCTTCGATCGCCTGGACGCCGAGCTGGCCCACGCGCTGATGAGCATTAACGCGGTGAAGGGGGTGGAGATCGGCGCGGGCTTCGACAGTGTCGCCCAGCGCGGTACCGAGCACCGTGACGAGATGACCCCGGAAGGCTTCCTCAGCAACAATGCCGGCGGCATCCTCGGCGGTATCTCCTCCGGCCAGCCGATCGTCGCCAACCTGGCCCTCAAGCCCACCTCCAGCATCACCACCCCCGGTCGCTCCATCGATGTGGACGGCAACCCGGTGGAGGTGATCACCAAGGGGCGTCATGACCCCTGCGTAGGCATCCGCGCCACCCCCATCGCCGAAGCCATGATGGCCATCGTGCTGATGGACCACCTGCTGCGTCATCGTGCCCAGAACGCCGGCGTACAGGTGGCGACCCCGGTGCTCCGGCAGCTGTGA
- a CDS encoding MFS transporter: protein MTGGANALPYWRLSSFYLFYFSLLGATAPFLGLYFAHLGFSSARIGELLAIPMLMRCVAPNLWGWLGDRSGRRLEIVRLGAFCTLVTFSLIFVSHSYAWLALIMALHAFFWHAVLPQFEVITLAHLRDQAARYSQVRLWGSIGFILTVIGLGKLFELFSLDSYPWALVLIMGGIVLSSFWVPNAAPQSRAGQGGEGGFLAQLRQPGVLAFYGCVGLMQLSHGPYYSFQTIYLESLGYSRSLIGQLWALGVVAEVLLFLVMASILARFPVRTVLLASFLVAALRWLLLGSFADQLPVLLFAQVLHAFTFGSFHAAAIHFVQRRFGAGQQGQGQALYAALAGIGGALGALYSGYTWSSLGPLWTYVIASLAATAAAVIIAIRLQEERA, encoded by the coding sequence GTGACGGGCGGCGCGAACGCGCTGCCCTACTGGCGGCTGTCCAGCTTCTACCTCTTCTACTTTTCCCTGCTGGGCGCCACGGCGCCCTTTCTGGGTCTCTACTTCGCGCACCTCGGATTCTCCAGCGCCCGCATCGGCGAGCTGCTGGCCATTCCCATGCTGATGCGCTGCGTGGCGCCGAATCTCTGGGGCTGGCTGGGGGATCGCAGCGGACGGCGGCTGGAGATCGTGCGCCTGGGGGCCTTCTGCACCCTGGTGACCTTTTCCCTGATCTTCGTCAGCCACAGCTACGCCTGGCTGGCGCTGATCATGGCCCTGCACGCCTTCTTCTGGCACGCGGTGCTGCCCCAGTTCGAGGTGATCACCCTGGCCCACCTGCGTGACCAGGCGGCGCGCTACAGCCAGGTGAGGCTCTGGGGCTCCATCGGCTTCATCCTCACGGTGATCGGCCTCGGCAAGCTGTTCGAGCTGTTCAGCCTGGACAGCTACCCCTGGGCGCTGGTGCTGATCATGGGCGGCATCGTCCTCAGCAGCTTCTGGGTCCCCAACGCCGCGCCGCAGTCGCGCGCGGGCCAGGGCGGGGAGGGCGGTTTCCTCGCCCAGCTGCGCCAGCCCGGCGTGCTGGCCTTCTACGGCTGTGTCGGACTGATGCAGCTGTCCCACGGGCCCTACTACAGCTTCCAGACCATCTACCTGGAGAGCCTCGGCTATTCCCGCAGCCTGATCGGCCAGCTCTGGGCCCTGGGCGTGGTGGCCGAGGTGCTGCTGTTCCTCGTCATGGCCAGTATCCTCGCGCGCTTCCCGGTGCGGACGGTGCTGCTGGCCAGCTTCCTGGTCGCCGCGCTGCGCTGGCTGCTGCTGGGCAGCTTCGCCGACCAGTTGCCGGTGCTGCTGTTCGCGCAAGTGCTGCATGCCTTCACCTTCGGCAGCTTTCACGCAGCCGCCATCCATTTCGTGCAACGTCGGTTCGGGGCCGGCCAGCAGGGCCAGGGCCAGGCGCTCTACGCCGCCTTGGCCGGCATCGGCGGCGCCCTTGGCGCGCTCTACTCAGGCTACACCTGGAGCAGCCTGGGGCCGCTCTGGACCTACGTCATCGCCAGTCTCGCGGCCACCGCCGCAGCCGTTATCATTGCCATCCGATTGCAGGAGGAGCGGGCATGA
- a CDS encoding methylthioribulose 1-phosphate dehydratase: MNRQQLAQDIIDAGRFLYGRGWSPATSSNYSTRLAADQALLTVSGKHKGQLGPDDVLATDLDGNSLEPGKKPSAETLLHTQLYRWKPEIGAVLHTHSVNATVLSRLTLADSLVFADYELQKAFSGISTHESQVLVPIFDNDQDIARLAARVQPWLDEHPDCVGYLIRGHGLYTWGPRMSDALRQVEAFEFLFECELKTLAITRR, translated from the coding sequence ATGAATCGCCAACAACTCGCCCAGGACATCATCGACGCCGGACGCTTCCTCTATGGGCGCGGCTGGTCCCCGGCCACCAGCAGCAACTATTCCACCCGGCTCGCCGCCGACCAGGCGCTGCTCACCGTGTCCGGCAAGCACAAGGGCCAACTGGGTCCGGACGACGTGCTGGCCACCGACCTGGACGGCAACAGCCTCGAGCCCGGCAAGAAGCCTTCGGCGGAAACCCTGCTGCACACCCAGCTCTACCGCTGGAAGCCGGAGATTGGCGCGGTGCTGCATACCCACTCGGTGAATGCCACCGTGCTGTCGCGACTGACGCTGGCCGACTCCCTGGTGTTCGCCGATTACGAGCTGCAGAAAGCCTTCAGCGGCATCAGCACCCACGAGTCCCAGGTGCTGGTGCCGATCTTCGACAACGACCAGGACATCGCCCGCCTGGCAGCCCGGGTGCAGCCCTGGCTGGACGAGCATCCCGATTGCGTGGGTTACCTGATCCGCGGCCACGGTCTCTATACTTGGGGGCCGCGCATGAGCGACGCCCTGCGCCAGGTCGAAGCCTTCGAGTTCCTCTTCGAGTGCGAGCTGAAGACCCTGGCCATCACCCGGCGCTGA
- a CDS encoding 1,2-dihydroxy-3-keto-5-methylthiopentene dioxygenase, translating to MSSLTVYHESSPDLPSKVLTHVEDIASTLAEVGVRFERWEASAPIAPGASQDEVIAAYRPQIDRLMQEQGYVTVDVVSLNSDHPQKAELRAKFLDEHRHGEDEVRFFVAGRGLFTLHIDEQVYAVLCEKNDLISVPAGTRHWFDMGEHPHFVAIRLFNNPEGWVAQFTGDAIAKRFPQLED from the coding sequence ATGAGCAGCCTGACCGTCTACCACGAATCCAGCCCCGACCTGCCGAGCAAGGTGCTGACCCATGTGGAGGACATCGCCTCCACCCTCGCCGAGGTCGGCGTGCGCTTCGAGCGCTGGGAGGCCTCGGCGCCCATCGCGCCCGGTGCCAGCCAGGATGAGGTGATCGCCGCCTACCGTCCCCAGATCGACCGCCTGATGCAGGAGCAGGGCTACGTCACCGTCGACGTGGTCAGCCTGAACAGCGATCACCCGCAGAAGGCCGAACTGCGGGCCAAGTTCCTCGACGAGCATCGCCACGGCGAAGATGAGGTGCGTTTCTTCGTCGCCGGCCGCGGGCTGTTCACCCTGCATATCGACGAGCAGGTCTACGCCGTGCTCTGCGAGAAGAATGACCTGATCTCCGTGCCCGCCGGCACCCGCCACTGGTTCGACATGGGCGAGCACCCGCACTTCGTGGCGATCCGCCTGTTCAACAACCCGGAAGGCTGGGTCGCCCAGTTCACCGGCGACGCCATCGCCAAGCGCTTCCCGCAGCTGGAAGACTGA
- the mtnC gene encoding acireductone synthase: MPIKAILTDIEGTTSAVSFVFDVLFPFAARHLPEFVLARADEPEVATQLDAVRRDSGEPDASVQRVVEILLGWIAEDRKATPLKALQGMVWEQGYQAGQLKGHVYPDAVEALRRWKQEGYDLYVYSSGSIQAQKLIFGCSEAGDLSPLFSGYFDTTSGPKREADSYRRIASAIGRPGEEILFLSDVVQELDAAREAGLQTVGLAREGGVLDGHETVASFAVIDLARF, from the coding sequence ATGCCCATCAAAGCCATCCTCACCGACATCGAAGGCACCACCAGCGCGGTGAGCTTCGTCTTCGACGTCCTCTTCCCCTTCGCCGCCCGTCATCTGCCCGAGTTCGTCCTGGCCCGTGCCGACGAACCGGAGGTGGCCACCCAGCTGGATGCGGTGCGGCGGGACAGTGGCGAGCCCGACGCCAGCGTCCAGCGGGTGGTGGAGATCCTCCTCGGCTGGATCGCTGAAGACCGCAAGGCCACGCCGCTCAAGGCGTTGCAGGGCATGGTCTGGGAGCAGGGCTACCAGGCCGGACAACTCAAGGGGCACGTCTACCCGGACGCGGTGGAAGCCCTGCGCCGCTGGAAGCAGGAAGGGTACGACCTCTACGTCTACTCCTCCGGCTCCATCCAGGCGCAGAAGCTGATCTTCGGCTGTTCCGAGGCCGGCGACCTGTCGCCGCTGTTCTCCGGCTACTTCGACACCACTTCCGGGCCCAAGCGCGAGGCGGATTCCTACCGCCGCATCGCCAGCGCCATCGGCCGACCCGGGGAGGAGATCCTCTTCCTCTCCGATGTGGTGCAGGAGCTGGATGCGGCCCGCGAGGCCGGCCTGCAAACCGTTGGCCTGGCCCGGGAGGGCGGGGTGCTCGACGGCCACGAGACCGTCGCCAGCTTTGCGGTGATCGACCTGGCGCGCTTCTGA
- a CDS encoding histidine phosphatase family protein, which produces MLAMPAVADQRSAWQALREGKAFLLLRHTTAPGVGDPEGFRLGDCSTQRNLDEKGRREARRWGRLLKGRDVEQPRLYSSNWCRAQDTAQEMGLGAVETLSALDSFFSDPDSQAAQTVELRKAIEKVPKDRPVVMVSHQVNIKALTGFSPRSGEGMIIALPLDDPPKVLARIAQP; this is translated from the coding sequence ATGCTGGCCATGCCGGCGGTGGCCGACCAGCGGTCCGCCTGGCAGGCCCTGCGTGAGGGCAAGGCGTTCCTCCTGCTGCGCCATACCACCGCTCCGGGTGTCGGCGATCCCGAAGGTTTTCGTCTGGGGGATTGCAGCACCCAGCGCAACCTTGACGAGAAGGGCCGTCGGGAGGCGCGGCGTTGGGGCCGACTGCTCAAGGGGCGCGACGTGGAGCAGCCCCGGCTCTACAGCAGCAACTGGTGCCGCGCCCAGGACACCGCCCAGGAAATGGGCTTGGGCGCGGTGGAAACCCTGTCCGCGCTGGACTCGTTCTTCAGCGATCCGGACAGCCAGGCGGCCCAGACCGTCGAGTTGCGCAAGGCCATCGAGAAGGTGCCGAAGGACCGTCCGGTGGTGATGGTCAGCCACCAGGTGAACATCAAGGCGCTGACCGGATTCTCGCCCAGGAGCGGGGAGGGGATGATCATCGCGCTGCCCCTGGACGACCCGCCGAAGGTGCTGGCGCGCATCGCCCAACCCTGA
- a CDS encoding methylated-DNA--[protein]-cysteine S-methyltransferase encodes MYFRYHESPTGPLLLAGDESGLRMLHMDNSEHWQPREGWRPADRQLDDACRQLDRYFAGRLKRFELRLAPHGTPFQQAVWQALQDIPYGRTISYGELAERIGRPRSIRAVGTANGANPISIIIPCHRVIGRDGSLTGYAGGLSRKALLLKLEGLRLQPEQDQLLLI; translated from the coding sequence ATGTATTTCCGCTATCACGAAAGCCCCACCGGCCCCCTGCTGCTGGCCGGCGACGAGTCCGGCCTGCGGATGCTGCACATGGACAACTCCGAACACTGGCAACCCAGGGAAGGCTGGCGACCGGCGGACCGCCAGCTGGATGACGCCTGCCGCCAACTGGACCGCTACTTCGCCGGGCGCCTGAAGCGTTTCGAGCTGCGCCTGGCCCCGCACGGCACCCCCTTCCAGCAAGCGGTCTGGCAGGCCCTGCAGGACATCCCCTACGGCCGGACCATCAGCTACGGCGAGCTGGCCGAGCGCATCGGTCGCCCGAGGTCGATCCGCGCCGTAGGCACCGCCAATGGCGCCAACCCGATCTCGATCATCATCCCCTGCCACCGGGTGATCGGCCGCGACGGCAGCCTTACCGGTTATGCCGGTGGCCTTTCGCGCAAGGCCCTGCTACTCAAACTGGAAGGCCTGCGGCTGCAACCGGAACAGGACCAGCTGCTGCTGATCTGA
- a CDS encoding DNA-3-methyladenine glycosylase family protein: MRLDYLEPWSWQQFQQHFALRRLPGVECLDDGSYSRSFRLAGRSGWFRLRPASGFLELELSASARGLESRLVPRVRRMFDLDSDPIAIARHLGRDPLLKDLIDRYPGLRLPVAFDPFEQGVRTIIGQQVTVKAAVTIAGRLVERLGTPLEDAPEGGPLRLFPTARAIADDPLPGIGMPGRRVDTLRRFAAAVADQELELNLEAGVDALVERLCALPGIGRWTAEYIALRAFGEPDAFPTADLGLLKSPLWGPDGISARALAGHAERWRPWRAYAAVYLWQSYALENG, encoded by the coding sequence ATGCGCCTTGACTATTTGGAGCCCTGGAGCTGGCAGCAGTTCCAGCAACATTTCGCCTTGCGGCGGCTGCCCGGCGTCGAGTGCCTGGACGACGGCAGCTACTCCCGCAGCTTCCGCCTTGCCGGCCGTTCCGGCTGGTTCCGCCTGCGCCCGGCATCGGGCTTCCTGGAGTTGGAGCTCAGCGCCTCCGCACGGGGGCTGGAATCGCGGCTCGTCCCACGCGTCCGCCGCATGTTCGACCTGGACAGCGACCCTATCGCCATCGCCCGGCACCTGGGCCGGGACCCGCTGCTGAAAGACCTCATCGATCGCTATCCGGGCCTGCGCCTACCCGTGGCCTTCGATCCCTTCGAGCAGGGCGTGCGCACCATCATTGGCCAGCAAGTGACGGTCAAGGCGGCCGTGACCATCGCCGGGCGCCTGGTGGAGCGCCTGGGTACCCCCTTGGAGGATGCCCCCGAAGGCGGGCCCCTGCGCCTGTTCCCGACCGCCCGCGCCATCGCCGACGACCCATTGCCCGGCATCGGCATGCCCGGCAGGCGTGTCGACACCCTGCGTCGCTTCGCCGCCGCAGTGGCCGACCAGGAGCTGGAGCTGAACCTGGAGGCGGGGGTCGACGCCCTGGTGGAGCGGCTCTGCGCCCTCCCCGGCATCGGCCGCTGGACCGCCGAATACATCGCCCTGCGCGCATTCGGCGAACCGGACGCCTTTCCCACCGCCGACCTCGGCCTGCTCAAATCACCGCTCTGGGGGCCGGACGGCATCAGCGCCAGGGCGCTGGCCGGCCACGCCGAACGCTGGCGCCCCTGGCGCGCCTACGCAGCCGTCTACCTCTGGCAGAGCTACGCCCTGGAGAATGGATGA
- the speE gene encoding polyamine aminopropyltransferase, with translation MSDYQETLYDGYGQRFRMDKLLHEVRTEHQHLVIFENARMGRVMALDGVIQTTEADEFIYHEMLTHVPILAHGAVRSVLIIGGGDGGMLREVRKHRDIERITMVEIDGTVVDMCKEYLPNHSKGAYEDPRLNLVIDDGMRFVATTEEKFDVIISDSTDPIGPGEVLFSENFYQACRRCLNDGGVLVTQNGTPFMQLGEVQTTASRMNGLFADWHFYQAAVPTYIGGAMTFAWGATDPELRKLPLETLRQRFAGSGIVTRYYNPEIHQGAFALPQYVLHAVNKPSND, from the coding sequence ATGAGCGATTACCAGGAAACTCTCTACGACGGCTATGGCCAGCGCTTCCGCATGGACAAGCTGCTTCACGAAGTGCGTACCGAGCACCAGCATCTGGTGATCTTCGAGAACGCCCGCATGGGCCGCGTGATGGCCCTGGATGGTGTGATCCAGACCACCGAGGCGGACGAGTTCATCTACCACGAAATGCTGACCCACGTGCCGATCCTCGCCCATGGCGCGGTGAGAAGCGTGCTGATCATCGGCGGTGGCGACGGCGGCATGCTGCGGGAAGTGCGCAAGCACCGGGACATCGAGCGCATCACCATGGTGGAGATCGACGGCACCGTGGTCGACATGTGCAAGGAGTACCTGCCGAACCATTCCAAGGGCGCCTATGAAGACCCGCGCCTGAACCTGGTGATCGACGACGGCATGCGTTTCGTCGCCACCACCGAGGAGAAGTTCGACGTCATCATCTCCGACTCCACCGACCCCATCGGTCCTGGCGAGGTGCTGTTCTCCGAGAACTTCTACCAGGCCTGCCGCCGCTGCCTGAACGATGGTGGCGTGCTGGTGACCCAGAACGGCACGCCCTTCATGCAACTGGGCGAGGTGCAGACCACCGCCAGCCGCATGAACGGCCTGTTCGCCGACTGGCACTTCTACCAGGCGGCGGTGCCCACCTACATCGGCGGCGCCATGACCTTCGCCTGGGGCGCCACCGACCCCGAGCTGCGCAAGCTGCCGCTGGAGACCCTGCGCCAGCGCTTCGCCGGCAGTGGCATCGTCACCCGCTACTACAACCCCGAGATCCACCAGGGCGCCTTCGCGCTGCCGCAGTACGTGCTGCACGCGGTGAACAAGCCGAGCAACGACTGA
- a CDS encoding alpha-L-glutamate ligase-like protein encodes MFGLIKTWKALEAKGIMGINRRNADYVLKYNKRHLYPIVDDKIITKQRAIEAGIHVPEMYGIISTEKEIDKLDEIIGERNDFVIKPAQGAGGDGILVIADRFEGRYKTVSGKIISHEEIEHQISSILTGLYSLGGHRDRALIEYRVTPDPIFKSISYEGVPDIRIIVLMGYPVMAMLRLPTRQSSGKANLHQGAIGVGVDLATGITLRGTWLNNKIAKHPDTTNAVDGVQLPNWDGFMKLAAGCYELCGLGYIGVDMVLDVDKGPLILELNARPGLNIQIANDCGLTHRAHAVEARLEELKAKGIQESPEERVRFSQELFGHVRPAEI; translated from the coding sequence ATGTTCGGCCTGATCAAGACCTGGAAAGCCCTTGAAGCCAAAGGCATCATGGGCATCAACCGGCGAAACGCGGACTACGTGCTGAAGTACAACAAGCGGCACCTGTACCCGATCGTCGACGACAAGATCATCACCAAGCAGCGCGCCATCGAGGCGGGGATCCACGTACCCGAGATGTACGGGATCATTTCCACCGAGAAGGAGATCGACAAGCTCGACGAGATCATCGGCGAGCGCAACGACTTCGTGATCAAGCCGGCGCAGGGCGCCGGCGGCGACGGCATCCTGGTGATCGCCGACCGCTTCGAAGGCCGCTACAAGACCGTCTCCGGCAAGATCATCAGCCACGAGGAGATCGAGCATCAGATCTCCTCGATCCTCACCGGCCTCTACTCCCTCGGCGGACACCGCGACCGTGCGCTGATCGAGTACCGCGTCACGCCGGACCCGATCTTCAAGAGCATCAGCTACGAAGGCGTGCCCGACATCCGCATCATCGTGCTGATGGGCTACCCGGTGATGGCCATGCTGCGCCTGCCCACCCGCCAGTCCAGCGGCAAGGCCAACCTGCACCAGGGCGCCATCGGCGTGGGCGTCGACCTCGCCACCGGCATCACCCTGCGCGGCACCTGGCTGAACAACAAGATCGCCAAGCACCCGGACACCACCAACGCGGTGGACGGCGTGCAGCTGCCCAACTGGGACGGCTTCATGAAGCTGGCGGCCGGCTGCTACGAGCTCTGCGGCCTGGGCTACATCGGCGTCGACATGGTGCTGGACGTGGACAAGGGCCCGCTGATCCTGGAACTCAACGCCCGCCCCGGCCTGAATATCCAGATCGCCAACGACTGTGGCCTGACCCATCGCGCCCACGCCGTCGAGGCCCGCCTCGAGGAGCTGAAGGCCAAGGGCATCCAGGAGTCTCCGGAAGAGCGCGTGCGCTTCTCCCAGGAGCTGTTCGGCCATGTGAGGCCGGCGGAGATCTGA
- the rloB gene encoding osmotic stress tolerance membrane protein RloB, with the protein MRSLTLHLKVLITLLVSLGILITAYQIFIQGIPITEDETDDLWNIDAKVEFQASPRDPIKVQMFVPPLNRDYVSLNESFISNNYGVSINRADGNRKVTWSARRASGNQTLYYRLVLTKRYSGEKPKDKGPIFRDSIPVEGPEKIAAEALLAPIRQHSADVETFISETIKRVNNLNDDNVKLLLSGDPSTPNKARVIELLLSIAHVPMERVHTIRLVSEQAQSPELWLRSFNGENWLYFNPESGEQGLPSDRLIWWTGDEPLITVDGGKKAQVTFSMNNSEMNAIRLAKLTDENTDADFLEYSLYGLPLQTQQTYQIMIMIPIGVLVILILRNLGGLQTLGTFTPVLIALAFRETQLGFGIVLFTIITALGLSLRSYLEHLKLQMLPRLSVVLTFVVVLIAVISLLSHKLGLERGLSVALFPMVILTMTIERLSITWEERGGGHAFKVAIGTLIAATLAHLLMTIPELTYFIFTFPAVLLIMVGFMLAMGRYRGYRLTELFRFKAFVKD; encoded by the coding sequence ATGCGCTCTCTTACCCTGCATCTGAAAGTCCTGATCACCCTGTTGGTGAGCCTGGGCATTCTGATAACGGCCTACCAGATCTTCATCCAGGGCATCCCGATCACCGAGGATGAAACCGACGACCTCTGGAACATCGACGCCAAGGTCGAGTTCCAGGCCAGCCCGCGTGACCCGATCAAGGTGCAGATGTTCGTGCCGCCGCTGAACCGGGACTACGTCAGCCTCAACGAGAGCTTCATCTCCAACAACTACGGCGTGAGCATCAATCGCGCGGACGGCAACCGCAAGGTGACCTGGTCCGCCCGTCGCGCCAGCGGCAACCAGACCCTCTATTACCGCCTGGTGCTGACCAAGCGCTACAGCGGCGAGAAGCCCAAGGACAAGGGGCCGATCTTCCGCGACAGCATCCCGGTCGAGGGCCCGGAGAAGATCGCCGCCGAAGCCCTGCTGGCCCCCATCCGCCAGCACTCGGCCGACGTCGAGACCTTCATCAGCGAGACCATCAAGCGGGTCAACAACCTCAACGATGACAACGTCAAGCTGCTGCTGTCCGGCGACCCGAGCACGCCCAACAAGGCCCGGGTGATCGAACTGCTGCTGTCCATCGCCCACGTGCCCATGGAGCGCGTGCACACCATCCGCCTGGTGAGCGAGCAGGCCCAGAGCCCCGAACTCTGGCTGCGCAGCTTCAACGGCGAGAACTGGCTGTACTTCAACCCCGAGTCCGGCGAGCAGGGCCTGCCCAGCGACCGCCTGATCTGGTGGACCGGTGACGAACCGCTGATCACCGTCGACGGCGGCAAGAAGGCCCAGGTGACCTTCAGCATGAACAACAGCGAGATGAACGCCATCCGCCTCGCCAAGCTGACCGACGAGAACACCGACGCCGACTTCCTCGAGTACTCGCTCTACGGCCTGCCGCTGCAGACCCAGCAGACCTACCAGATCATGATCATGATCCCCATCGGCGTGCTGGTGATCCTGATCCTGCGCAACCTCGGCGGCCTGCAGACCCTCGGCACCTTCACCCCGGTGCTGATCGCCCTGGCCTTCCGCGAGACCCAGTTGGGCTTCGGCATCGTGCTCTTCACCATCATCACGGCGCTTGGCCTGTCGCTGCGCTCGTACCTCGAGCACCTGAAGCTGCAGATGCTGCCGCGCCTGTCGGTGGTGCTCACCTTCGTCGTGGTGCTGATCGCGGTCATCAGCCTGCTGAGCCACAAGCTCGGCCTGGAGCGCGGCCTGTCCGTGGCCCTGTTCCCCATGGTGATCCTGACCATGACCATCGAGCGCCTGTCCATCACCTGGGAAGAGCGCGGCGGCGGCCATGCCTTCAAGGTGGCGATCGGCACCCTGATCGCGGCTACCCTGGCACACCTGCTGATGACCATTCCGGAGCTGACCTACTTCATCTTCACCTTCCCGGCCGTGCTGCTGATCATGGTGGGCTTCATGCTGGCGATGGGTCGCTACCGCGGCTACCGCCTGACCGAACTGTTCCGCTTCAAAGCCTTCGTGAAGGACTGA